The following coding sequences lie in one Aspergillus puulaauensis MK2 DNA, chromosome 3, nearly complete sequence genomic window:
- a CDS encoding uncharacterized protein (SECRETED:SignalP(1-20)): MHLSFLFAVATAAFASFAVASPAEAGEQCLLICWAEEHECEAPSYPKNQNGCWTCCTPSSS; the protein is encoded by the exons ATGcatctttctttccttttcgcAGTTGCCACTGCGGCCTTTGCCAGCTTCGCTGTCGCTTCTCCTGCGGAGGCCGGCGAGCAATGTCTTTTGATCTGCTGGGCTGAGGAGCACGAGTGCGAGGCTCCTTCG TACCCGAAGAATCAAAATGGA TGCTGGACTTGCTGCACTCCGTCGTCCTCTTAG
- a CDS encoding pectate lyase (CAZy:PL3;~COG:G;~EggNog:ENOG410PKEE;~InterPro:IPR012334,IPR004898,IPR011050;~PFAM:PF03211;~SECRETED:SignalP(1-17);~go_component: GO:0005576 - extracellular region [Evidence IEA];~go_function: GO:0030570 - pectate lyase activity [Evidence IEA]) codes for MFIKQVLALSLATSVLATHGARSHSSRFTRLDRRADSFPLPESKGSETFDEPYVISGNQTYDGGMKTFGRGVSCSEGEGGDEDAVFSVEDGGTLKNAIIGTDQIEGVYCQGSCTIENVWWEAVCEDALSLKTGDGPFTVIGGGAQGAEDKVIQHNGGGTVSISGFTAYNFGKLYRSCGNCDEMYERHVTIEGVTAVGGTSTLVGINSNMGDTATIKSDTCVSDTETICTEYEGVTDGSEPEEISTGASDACQYSDPLPAC; via the exons ATGTTTATCAAGCAGGTTTTGGCTCTGTCCCTGGCGACCAGCGTGCTGGCCACGCACGGCGCTCGCTCGCACTCCTCGCGCTTTACCAGGCTCGACAGGCGCGCCGACTCCTTCCCCCTCCCTGAGTCGAAGGGGAGCGAGACCTTTGACGAGCCGTACGTCATCTCCGGCAACCAGACCTACGATGGTGGCATGAAGACCTTCGGCCGCGGCGTTTCCTGCTCGGAAGGCGAGGGTGGCGACGAGGACGCCGTCTTCTCTGTTGAAGACGGTGGTACTCTGAAGAACGCCATCATTGGAACTGACCAGATCGAGGGTGTTTACTGCCAGGGCTCCTGCACCATTGAGAACGTCTGGTGGGAGGCTGTCTGCGAGG acgccctctccctcaagaCTGGTGACGGTCCCTTCACCGTCATCGGCGGTGGTGCCCAGGGCGCCGAGGACAAGGTTATCCAGCacaacggcggcggcaccgtCAGCATCTCCGGCTTCACTGCGTACAACTTCGGCAAGCTGTACCGCTCCTGCGGAAACTGCGACGAGATGTACGAGCGTCACGTCACCATCGAGGGCGTCACTGCTGTCGGCGGAACCAGCACCCTCGTCGGaatcaacagcaacatggGCGACACTGCCACCATCAAGAGCGACACCTGTGTTTCCGACACCGAGACTATCTGCACCGAGTACGAGGGTGTTACCGATGGCTCTGAG CCGGAGGAGATCAGCACCGGAGCTAGCGATGCTTGCCAGTACTCCGACCCCCTCCCCGCGTGCTAG